A window from Eubalaena glacialis isolate mEubGla1 chromosome 1, mEubGla1.1.hap2.+ XY, whole genome shotgun sequence encodes these proteins:
- the LRRC18 gene encoding leucine-rich repeat-containing protein 18, whose amino-acid sequence MAKGGKGPKGKKITLSVAKNCIKITFDGKKRLDLSKMGITTFPKCILRLSDVDELNLSRNMIRKIPDSISKFQNLRWLDLHSNYIDKLPESIGQMTSLLYLNVSNNRLTTNGLPVELNQLKNIRTVNFGLNHLDRVPTTLGALKELHEVGLHDNLLSTIPNSISKLPKLKKLNTKRNPFPKPEEPDPFIDSVKRLDNLYLVEEKDLCGPCLRKCQQAQDKLSKIKSMATAAPRRAIFSSLVSPNSMAKESQEDWR is encoded by the coding sequence ATGGCCAAGGGCGGGAAAGGCCCCAAGGGTAAAAAGATCACCCTCAGTGTGGCCAAGAATTGTATCAAGATCACATTTGATGGGAAGAAACGCCTTGACTTGAGCAAGATGGGAATTACCACCTTTCCCAAGTGTATTCTGCGACTCAGTGATGTAGACGAGCTCAACCTTAGCCGGAATATGATCAGGAAGATTCCTGACTCAATCTCCAAGTTCCAGAACCTGCGGTGGCTGGACTTGCACAGCAACTATATTGACAAGCTCCCTGAGTCCATCGGCCAGATGACCTCTCTGCTCTACCTCAATGTCAGCAACAATAGGCTGACCACCAATGGGCTGCCTGTGGAGCTCAATCAGCTCAAGAATATCCGCACTGTGAATTTCGGTCTGAACCATCTGGACCGCGTGCCCACCACGCTAGGCGCTCTGAAGGAGCTCCATGAGGTGGGGCTCCATGACaacctgctgagcaccatccccAACAGCATCTCCAAGCTCCCCAAGCTGAAAAAGCTCAACACAAAGCGAAACCCCTTTCCCAAGCCAGAGGAGCCGGATCCGTTCATAGATTCCGTCAAGAGGCTGGACAACCTATATCTGGTGGAGGAGAAGGATCTATGTGGGCCTTGCCTGAGAAAATGCCAACAGGCCCAGGACAAGCTGAGCAAAATCAAAAGCATGGCCACGGCGGCACCGAGAAGGGCCATCTTTTCCAGTTTGGTCTCACCCAACTCCATGGCCAAGGAATCCCAGGAAGATTGGAGGTGA